A part of Clostridium novyi genomic DNA contains:
- the prfB gene encoding peptide chain release factor 2 (programmed frameshift): MIIQLEEAKNTITELESNLDEVRVSLDIASIEKRVLELENRMQESNFWDNINKAQEITQEAKGLKDKIEKYYNTKNRLEDLKVLIEISIEEDDESSVEEILNEIKEVKVIIDEFKVQILLSGEYDKNNAIVSLHAGAGGTDAQDWTEMLLRMYTRWAEAKGYKVEILDILPGDEAGIKSASLKIMGEFAYGYLKAEKGIHRLVRISPFNANGKRQTSFASLEVLPELTESQDIEIKSDDLRIDTYRASGAGGQHINKTDSAVRITHIPTGIVVQSQSERSQFQNKDTAMSMLKSKLVELKERAHKEKIEDLSGDLKEIGWGSQIRSYVFQPYTMVKDHRTNTEMTNVDAVMDGDIDIFIVEYLKVNKN; this comes from the exons GTGATTATTCAGTTAGAAGAAGCTAAAAATACAATTACTGAATTAGAATCAAATTTAGATGAAGTGAGGGTTTCACTT GACATTGCAAGTATAGAAAAACGAGTTTTAGAGCTTGAAAATAGAATGCAAGAAAGTAATTTTTGGGATAACATAAATAAAGCACAAGAAATTACTCAAGAAGCTAAAGGGCTTAAAGATAAAATAGAGAAGTATTATAATACTAAAAATAGATTAGAGGATTTAAAAGTTTTAATAGAAATAAGTATTGAAGAAGATGATGAATCTTCTGTAGAAGAAATTTTAAATGAAATAAAAGAAGTTAAAGTTATTATAGATGAATTTAAAGTGCAAATATTGCTTTCAGGAGAATATGATAAAAATAATGCTATAGTAAGTTTACATGCAGGTGCAGGTGGAACTGATGCACAAGATTGGACAGAAATGCTTTTAAGAATGTATACAAGATGGGCAGAAGCTAAAGGATATAAAGTTGAAATTTTGGATATACTTCCTGGTGATGAAGCAGGAATTAAAAGTGCTAGTCTTAAGATAATGGGTGAGTTTGCTTATGGTTATCTTAAAGCTGAAAAAGGAATTCATAGATTAGTTAGAATATCACCATTTAATGCTAATGGAAAAAGACAAACGTCATTTGCATCTTTAGAGGTTCTTCCAGAACTTACAGAAAGTCAAGATATTGAAATAAAATCAGATGATTTAAGAATAGATACTTATCGTGCTAGTGGTGCAGGTGGACAGCATATAAATAAAACAGATTCAGCTGTTAGAATTACTCATATACCAACTGGAATAGTTGTTCAAAGCCAAAGTGAACGAAGTCAGTTTCAAAATAAAGATACAGCTATGAGTATGTTAAAATCTAAGCTAGTAGAATTAAAAGAAAGAGCACATAAAGAAAAGATAGAAGATCTCAGTGGAGATTTAAAAGAAATAGGATGGGGAAGTCAAATAAGGTCATATGTATTTCAACCATATACTATGGTGAAGGATCATAGAACAAATACTGAAATGACAAATGTAGATGCTGTTATGGATGGAGATATAGACATATTTATAGTAGAATACTTAAAAGTTAATAAAAATTAA
- the secA gene encoding preprotein translocase subunit SecA, with protein sequence MGLFEKIFGTYSQRELKKIAPIINKIESYEKEFEKLTDEQLKNKTEEFKEMIRSGKTLDDILPEAFAVAREASWRVLGMKHFREQLIGGIVLHQGRIAEMKTGEGKTLVATLPAYLNALSGKGVHVITVNDYLAKRDRDQMAQLYEFLGLTTGVIIHDLDNEQRREAYNCDITYGTNNEFGFDYLRDNMVVYKEERVQRNLNFCIVDEVDSILIDEARTPLIISGEGDNSTDFYKVADFFAKTLKEDDYTVDEKTKSVILTEKGIEKAEKFFHLDNYGDADNMQVQHHVVQALKANYNMKRDKDYMVKNNEVIIVDEFTGRLMEGRRYSDGLHQAIEAKEDVKIQKESKTLATITFQNYFRMYNKLSGMTGTADTEEAEFREIYGLDVIIIPTHRPIARIDAPDLVYKSERGKFKAIVNEIAETYKTGQPVLVGTVSIEKSELLSDMLKRKGIPHQVLNAKYHEKEAEIISHAGEKGMITIATNMAGRGTDIKLGEGVEEVGGLKVIGTERHESRRIDNQLRGRSGRQGDPGYSRFYVSLEDDLMRIFASERLQGVVERLGLTDEDAIESRLVTNAIENAQKKVEGNNFDVRKSVLQYDDVMNQQREVIYKQRSQVLEGESLKEDIQEMIKSVISQAVDAHMSGLDETLEEDLEKLLAYLQEIYLPKDSVTVDELKIKSDDEIKDILIDIAQKLYSEKEEEITSERMREIERVILLKIVDTKWMDHIDNMDHLRQGMGLRAYRQQDPVQAYQFEGSEMFDEMINSIKIDTVKYLFHIQVERNIERERVAKETSTNINGDDSLKQEPVRRDDDKVGRNDLCPCGSGKKYKNCCGK encoded by the coding sequence ATGGGACTGTTTGAAAAGATATTTGGTACATATAGTCAAAGAGAATTAAAAAAAATTGCACCAATAATAAATAAAATAGAATCTTACGAAAAAGAATTTGAAAAATTAACTGATGAACAGTTGAAAAATAAAACAGAAGAATTTAAGGAAATGATAAGAAGTGGGAAAACATTAGACGATATACTTCCGGAAGCATTTGCTGTAGCAAGGGAGGCTTCATGGAGAGTACTTGGTATGAAGCATTTTAGAGAACAGCTTATAGGTGGAATAGTTCTTCATCAAGGTAGAATTGCTGAAATGAAAACAGGTGAAGGTAAAACTTTAGTTGCAACATTACCTGCATATTTAAATGCATTATCAGGCAAGGGAGTACATGTAATAACTGTAAATGATTACCTTGCAAAAAGAGATAGAGATCAAATGGCTCAATTATATGAATTTTTAGGTCTTACTACTGGAGTAATAATCCATGATTTAGATAATGAACAAAGACGTGAAGCTTATAATTGTGATATTACATATGGAACTAATAATGAATTTGGGTTTGATTACTTAAGAGATAATATGGTTGTATATAAGGAAGAAAGAGTTCAAAGAAATTTAAATTTCTGCATAGTGGATGAAGTTGATTCTATTTTAATTGATGAAGCTAGAACTCCACTTATAATTTCTGGAGAAGGGGATAATTCTACAGATTTTTATAAGGTTGCAGATTTTTTTGCAAAAACATTAAAGGAAGATGATTATACAGTAGATGAAAAAACTAAATCTGTTATTTTAACAGAAAAAGGTATTGAAAAGGCAGAAAAGTTCTTCCATTTAGATAACTATGGTGATGCGGATAATATGCAAGTTCAACATCACGTAGTTCAAGCTTTAAAAGCTAACTATAATATGAAACGTGATAAAGATTATATGGTGAAAAACAATGAAGTTATTATAGTTGATGAATTTACAGGAAGACTTATGGAAGGTAGAAGATATAGTGATGGTTTACATCAAGCTATAGAAGCTAAAGAAGATGTCAAGATTCAAAAGGAATCTAAAACTCTTGCAACTATAACATTCCAAAACTATTTTAGAATGTATAATAAACTTTCTGGTATGACAGGTACAGCTGATACAGAAGAAGCTGAATTTAGAGAAATATATGGATTAGATGTAATCATTATACCTACACATAGACCAATAGCAAGAATAGATGCTCCAGATTTAGTATATAAATCAGAACGAGGTAAATTTAAGGCCATAGTTAATGAGATAGCTGAAACTTATAAGACTGGTCAACCAGTTTTAGTAGGTACAGTAAGTATAGAAAAATCAGAGCTGTTATCAGATATGTTAAAGAGAAAAGGAATTCCACATCAAGTACTTAATGCAAAATACCATGAAAAAGAGGCTGAAATAATCTCTCATGCTGGAGAAAAGGGTATGATTACAATAGCTACTAATATGGCTGGACGTGGTACTGATATTAAACTTGGGGAAGGCGTTGAAGAAGTAGGTGGACTTAAAGTAATTGGTACTGAAAGGCACGAATCAAGACGTATAGATAATCAGTTAAGAGGACGTTCTGGACGTCAAGGGGATCCTGGATATTCAAGATTTTATGTATCTTTAGAAGATGATTTAATGAGAATATTTGCATCAGAAAGATTACAGGGAGTTGTTGAAAGATTAGGATTAACAGATGAGGATGCAATAGAAAGTAGACTTGTTACAAATGCCATAGAAAATGCTCAAAAGAAAGTTGAAGGAAATAACTTTGATGTAAGAAAGAGTGTACTTCAATATGATGATGTTATGAATCAACAAAGGGAAGTTATATATAAACAAAGATCTCAAGTTCTTGAAGGAGAATCATTAAAAGAGGATATTCAAGAAATGATAAAATCAGTTATATCACAAGCTGTAGATGCTCATATGAGTGGTCTTGATGAAACTTTAGAGGAAGATTTAGAAAAATTATTAGCATATTTACAAGAAATATATTTACCAAAGGATTCTGTAACAGTAGATGAGCTTAAGATAAAATCTGATGATGAAATAAAAGATATATTAATAGATATTGCACAAAAATTATATAGTGAAAAAGAAGAAGAAATCACTTCAGAAAGAATGAGAGAAATAGAAAGGGTTATTCTTCTTAAGATTGTTGATACTAAATGGATGGATCATATTGACAATATGGATCACTTAAGACAAGGCATGGGACTTAGAGCTTATAGACAACAAGATCCAGTTCAAGCATATCAATTTGAAGGTAGTGAAATGTTTGATGAAATGATTAATAGTATAAAAATAGATACTGTTAAATATTTATTCCATATTCAAGTTGAAAGAAATATAGAAAGAGAAAGAGTTGCAAAGGAAACATCAACTAATATTAATGGAGATGATTCTCTTAAACAAGAGCCAGTAAGAAGAGATGATGATAAAGTAGGTAGAAATGATCTTTGTCCATGTGGAAGTGGGAAAAAGTATAAAAATTGTTGCGGAAAATAG
- a CDS encoding DUF1657 domain-containing protein, translating to MPTGTKLEQALASAKGLSADLKTFSLDTDNQDAKQMFKQLSTTMENVAQTIQGRLDFVKQEEPQYRD from the coding sequence ATGCCAACAGGAACTAAACTAGAGCAGGCTTTAGCTTCAGCAAAGGGATTATCAGCAGATTTAAAAACTTTTTCATTAGATACAGATAATCAAGATGCTAAACAAATGTTTAAGCAATTATCTACAACTATGGAGAATGTAGCGCAAACTATTCAAGGAAGATTAGATTTTGTAAAACAAGAAGAACCTCAATATAGAGACTAA